The following coding sequences are from one Coffea arabica cultivar ET-39 chromosome 11e, Coffea Arabica ET-39 HiFi, whole genome shotgun sequence window:
- the LOC113718786 gene encoding uncharacterized protein At1g66480-like, whose product MGNSLGGKRVAKVMKINGETIKLKTPIYAGEVVKDYPGFVLLESEAVKHFGIRAKPLEPQQELKPKGLYFLVELPKFPEENTKGPRRVRSGIQMSAKDRLESLMLARRSVSDLSHLKPASIVLDEQSQESSPNGAMRLKMRLPKAQVEKMMMESKDEAEAAAKIMEFCMANTATAAGGAASSKVHHWKNEHGIVKQGLKPREKRVGFLPFTEGEIQLAVS is encoded by the exons ATGGGCAACAGTTTGGGGGGCAAAAGGGTTGCAAAGGTGATGAAAATCAATGGTGAAACCATCAAGTTGAAGACACCAATCTATGCTGGTGAAGTAGTGAAAGATTATCCAGGCTTTGTTTTACTAGAATCCGAAGCTGTAAAGCATTTTGGTATTCGAGCAAAGCCCTTGGAACCCCAACAAGAGCTGAAACCAAAAGGGCTCTATTTTCTAGTGGAATTGCCCAAGTTTCCTGAAGAGAATACCAAAGGCCCGAGGAGGGTTCGTTCAGGGATTCAAATGAGTGCGAAAGATCGACTCGAAAGCCTGATGTTGGCCAGAAGATCAGTCTCGGATCTCTCACACTTGAAACCAGCCAGCATTGTGCTTGATGAACAGAGTCAAGAAAGCTCACCCAATGGTGCAATGAGGCTAAAAATGAGGCTTCCCAAGGCTCAAGTGGAGAAAATGATGATGGAGAGCAAGGATGAAGCCGAGGCGGCCGCGAAAATCATGGAATTTTGCATGGCAAACACAGCCACTGCTGCTGGCGGAGCTGCATCTAGCAAGGTGCATCATTGGAAGAATGAACATGGAATTGTTAAACAAGGTCTAAAACCGCGTgag AAACGTGTGGGATTCTTGCCATTCACAGAAGGGGAAATCCAATTGGCAGTGTCTTAA
- the LOC113719130 gene encoding U-box domain-containing protein 11-like, producing MAGGDATTAVAGDRPLQAPLRLVHDVVRISQAGFSGSFQKDCTNLARRVSLLAHLLEEIKEFKGYDDNGHAGSSSSSSNSSLFDLSLALESAKRLLLAANTFDPEISSAELAKKFSFQFQCVTWKLEKALASIPYDHFDISEEVQEQVELVRSQLRRATDRYGGPLNSNMLSRALSQPLNRDVDPFHLRNRLIGSLHIANIGNIDHVREKVGSVANIKDSEGDDGSVQIVQEQGRRKSLSRSSKICQPKDSETNGIDESCCSTKSPEENKKSDSSIVPDDFLCPISLELMRDPVIVATGQTYERSYIQRWIDCGNTTCPKTQQKLENLKLTPNYALRSLISQWCTEHNVEQPTALTNGRIKKSDGSFRDVSGDIAAIEALVRKLSSRSIEERRAAVVEIRSLSKRSTDNRILIADAGAIPVLVSLLACEDNQTQEHAVTSILNLSIFENNKGLIMLAGAVPSIVQILRAGSMEARENAAATLFSLSLADENKIIIGASGAIPALVDLLQNGSTRGRKDAATALFNLCIYQGNKGRAVRAGIITALLKMLSDRSSGMIDEALTILSVLAGNQEAKAAIVKASTIPVLIDLMRTGLPRNKENAAAILLCLCKRDQDNLACLSRLGAVIPLTELTKNGTERAKRKANSLLEHLRKSNHL from the exons ATGGCCGGCGGAGACGCCACCACCGCCGTGGCAGGCGACCGCCCTTTACAGGCACCACTTCGGCTGGTTCACGACGTTGTGAGGATCTCCCAGGCCGGCTTCTCAGGTTCTTTTCAGAAAGACTGTACTAATTTGGCTAGGAGAGTCTCGCTCTTGGCTCATTTGCTTGAAGAAATCAAGGAGTTTAAAGGCTATGATGACAATGGTCATGCGggctcctcttcttcttcctccaatTCTTCCCTTTTCGATCTCTCTTTGGCACTTGAATCTGCTAAAAGGTTGCTTCTTGCTGCGAACACTTTTGATCCCGAGATTTCTTCA GCTGAGTTGGCAAAGAAATTCTCTTTTCAATTCCAATGTGTGACGTGGAAATTGGAAAAAGCTCTAGCAAGCATACCATATGATCATTTTGATATTTCGGAAGAAGTTCAAGAGCAG GTTGAATTGGTTAGGTCGCAGCTGAGAAGAGCCACTGATAGATATGGTGGGCCTTTAAATTCAAATATGTTATCACGGGCATTATCACAACCCTTGAACAGAGATGTTGATCCATTTCATCTAAGGAATAGATTAATTGGAAGCCTTCACATAGCTAATATAGGTAATATTGATCATGTGCGAGAAAAGGTTGGGTCTGTTGCAAACATTAAGGACTCAGAAGGCGATGATGGTTCAGTTCAAATTGTTCAGGAGCAGGGAAGGCGCAAGAGTCTTTCCAGATCATCTAAGATTTGTCAGCCAAAGGATTCCGAGACTAATGGCATTGATGAATCTTGCTGTTCCACCAAGAGCCCAGAAGAGAACAAGAAATCTGATTCTTCTATAGTTCCTGATGATTTCCTATGCCCTATATCTCTTGAGTTAATGAGGGATCCTGTTATTGTGGCTACAGGACAG aCTTATGAGAGATCATACATCCAAAGATGGATAGATTGCGGAAACACAACTTGTCCAAAAACTCAGCAGAAGCTTGAAAATCTCAAACTTACACCAAACTATGCTTTAAGAAGCCTGATAAGTCAATGGTGTACAGAGCACAATGTAGAGCAACCAACAGCGTTAACAAATGGGAGGATCAAAAAGAGTGATGGGTCATTTCGTGATGTTAGTGGGGACATTGCAGCTATTGAAGCACTTGTCCGCAAGCTCTCAAGCAGGTCCATTGAGGAACGCAGGGCTGCTGTAGTAGAGATTCGATCACTTTCTAAAAGAAGCACAGATAATCGGATCTTGATTGCTGATGCTGGAGCTATTCCTGTCCTTGTTAGTCTGTTGGCATGTGAAGATAATCAAACTCAGGAGCATGCTGTCACTTCTATTCTCAACCTCTCCATATTTGAAAATAACAAGGGGCTTATAATGCTTGCGGGTGCTGTTCCTTCTATTGTTCAGATCCTTAGAGCTGGAAGCATGGAAGCAAGAGAGAATGCAGCAGCAACCCTCTTTAGCTTGTCCCTTGCAGATGAGAATAAAATTATAATTGGCGCATCAGGGGCAATACCGGCTTTGGTAGATTTGCTCCAAAATGGGAGCACCAGAGGAAGGAAAGATGCTGCCACAGCATTGTTTAATCTGTGTATTTATCAAGGAAATAAAGGCAGGGCTGTTAGGGCTGGCATCATTACAGCATTGCTAAAAATGCTGTCTGACAGGAGCAGTGgcatgattgatgaagctctgaCTATTCTTTCAGTTCTTGCTGGCAACCAAGAAGCTAAGGCTGCCATTGTGAAAGCTAGCACAATTCCTGTGTTGATCGATCTGATGAGGACAGGTCTGCCGCGTAACAAGGAAAATGCAGCTGCTATTCTACTTTGCTTGTGCAAAAGGGATCAAGATAATCTTGCTTGTCTAAGCAGACTTGGCGCGGTTATTCCTCTTACAGAGCTTACCAAGAATGGCACAGAGAGGGCTAAGCGGAAGGCTAATTCATTATTGGAGCACCTTCGCAAGTCTAATCATCTGTAA
- the LOC113718870 gene encoding transcription factor MYB3-like: MRKPCCDKEDMNKGAWSQQEDQMLTDYIKKHGEGHWRNIPKAAGLLRCGKSCRLRWINYLRPDLKRGNFAEDEEDLIIKLHALLGNRWSLIAGRLPGRTDNEVKNYWNSHLSKKLKSMGIDPKHLRLSHYLARHRIHGFTAGETSSAIKNYQPSPHDQIKSSGIASDHHQVSDAGSCVDDDDSSTILPDLNVDMASDSCLPSGAATEEKKASTSLPSEDAVNEKTKDEQYLTSRQPEQPLSPTLPLFR; the protein is encoded by the exons ATGAGGAAGCCTTGCTGTGATAAGGAAGACATGAATAAAGGAGCTTGGTCCCAGCAAGAGGATCAGATGCTTACAGATTATATCAAGAAACATGGTGAAGGTCATTGGCGAAACATCCCCAAAGCTGCAG GCCTGCTTCGTTGCGGCAAAAGTTGTAGGCTGAGATGGATAAACTATCTAAGGCCAGACCTTAAAAGAGGCAACTTCGCTGAAGATGAAGAAGACCTTATCATCAAGCTTCATGCACTCCTAGGCAATCG GTGGTCATTGATTGCTGGGAGATTGCCAGGACGTACAgacaatgaagtgaaaaactATTGGAATTCCCATTTGAGTAAAAAGCTAAAAAGCATGGGAATTGATCCAAAGCACCTTCGTCTGAGTCATTATCTTGCCAGGCATCGCATCCATGGCTTTACGGCAGGTGAAACTTCATCAGCCATAAAAAATTACCAACCCTCTCCTCATGATCAAATAAAATCTTCAGGAATTGCAAGTGATCATCACCAAGTTTCTGATGCCGGAAGTTGTGTAGATGATGATGATTCAAGTACCATATTGCCTGATCTGAACGTGGATATGGCATCTGACTCTTGTCTTCCTTCAGGAGCTGCTACTGAAGAAAAAAAAGCATCGACTTCTCTTCCATCAGAAGATGCAGTTAACGAGAAAACCAAGGATGAACAATATTTAACATCTAGACAACCTGAACAACCTTTATCTCCTACCCTGCCACTTTTTAGATGA
- the LOC113718795 gene encoding transcription factor MYB3, translated as MRKPCCDKEGMNKRSWSPQEDQELMDYIKKHGEGHWRNIPKATGLLRCGKSCRLRWVNYLRPDLKRGDFAEDEEDLIIRLHALLGNRWSLIAGRLPGRTDNEVKNYWNSHLSKKLASMGIDPKHHRLSHHLARNLINSIAAGETSSALEHHQPFPLDHDQIKSSSASDHYQASDAGDGINDDDDSSSLLPDLNVDMASDSSLPSGTTTEDKMSLL; from the exons ATGAGGAAGCCTTGCTGTGATAAGGAAGGCATGAATAAACGATCTTGGTCCCCGCAAGAAGATCAGGAGCTCATGGATTATATCAAGAAACATGGTGAAGGTCATTGGCGAAACATACCCAAAGCTACAG GCCTGCTTCGTTGTGGCAAAAGTTGTAGGCTAAGATGGGTAAACTATCTAAGGCCAGACCTTAAAAGAGGAGACTTCGCTGAAGATGAAGAAGACCTTATCATCAGGCTTCATGCCCTCTTAGGCAACCG GTGGTCATTGATTGCCGGAAGATTGCCAGGCCGCACTgacaatgaagtgaaaaactACTGGAATTCCCATTTGAGTAAAAAACTAGCCAGTATGGGGATTGATCCAAAGCATCATCGTCTAAGTCATCATCTTGCCAGGAATCTAATCAATAGCATTGCGGCAGGTGAAACTTCATCAGCCTTAGAACATCACCAACCCTTTCCACTTGATCATGATCAAATAAAATCTTCGAGTGCAAGTGATCATTACCAGGCGTCCGATGCTGGAGATGGCATCAATGACGATGATGATTCAAGTTCCTTATTGCCCGATCTGAATGTGGATATGGCATCCGATTCTTCTCTTCCTTCAGGAACTACGACTGAAGATAAAATGTCTCTTCTTTAA